From Nitrospiria bacterium, a single genomic window includes:
- a CDS encoding Na/Pi cotransporter family protein, whose amino-acid sequence MTTLMLFSLLGGVAILLHGLQWAGDGLQGLAGARLRSILATFTQNRFLGLATGAFITAVIQSSSATTVMLVGFTSAGLMTLSQTVSLILGADIGTTFTVQLIAFQISDYALGVLAIGFALYFFSKQHRIKLVGTVLFGFGLIFFALKLLSEGMAPLRDNDLMRQVLSGVATVPVWGILISAAITALLSSSAATIGIAIAFATQGLMPLASAIPLILGANVGTCATAWVASLGTTAEARRVALAHILFKLLGVVLIFPFLQPFESFIAQSSDDIVRQIANAHTLFNLGIALLFLPFTVPFARLVAWLVPERPSLEESSRPKYLDPHVVDTPALALGQATREALRMSDIVRDMYRDTILVFTEDNQEALEQIERKDDWVDALNREIKLYITKVSAKSLTEDQSAREVDLLTLTSDLETIGDIIDRNLMELAKKKIYKGLRFSDQGLKEIVELHTRVGQNLERVISAFASHDPELAQRVIQTKDEIKHLERELRAAHIQRLRAGLAESIETSAIHLDVLTNLVRINHHVTSIAYPIVEEK is encoded by the coding sequence TTGACCACCCTGATGCTGTTCAGCCTGCTGGGCGGGGTCGCCATTTTGCTCCATGGCCTTCAATGGGCGGGTGACGGATTGCAAGGACTGGCCGGGGCCCGCCTCCGATCGATCCTGGCCACCTTCACCCAGAACCGGTTTCTCGGACTGGCGACGGGCGCCTTCATTACGGCCGTGATCCAAAGCAGCAGCGCGACCACAGTGATGCTGGTCGGCTTTACCAGCGCCGGACTGATGACGCTCTCTCAGACGGTTTCATTGATCCTGGGCGCCGACATCGGCACCACCTTCACCGTCCAATTGATCGCCTTCCAGATCAGCGATTACGCCCTGGGCGTTCTCGCGATCGGCTTTGCCCTTTACTTTTTCAGCAAACAACATCGAATCAAATTGGTTGGCACGGTCCTTTTCGGTTTCGGTCTGATCTTCTTTGCCTTGAAGCTCCTGTCGGAGGGCATGGCCCCGCTCAGGGATAATGATTTGATGCGTCAAGTGCTGTCCGGCGTCGCGACGGTTCCGGTATGGGGGATTTTGATCTCGGCCGCGATAACCGCATTGCTCTCCAGCAGCGCCGCCACCATCGGTATTGCGATCGCTTTTGCCACTCAGGGACTGATGCCGCTGGCCTCGGCCATCCCCCTCATCCTGGGAGCCAATGTGGGGACCTGCGCCACCGCCTGGGTGGCCAGCCTGGGCACCACCGCGGAGGCCCGACGCGTCGCCCTGGCGCATATCCTATTCAAACTGCTGGGCGTCGTCCTGATTTTCCCGTTTCTACAGCCGTTCGAGAGCTTCATTGCCCAGTCCTCCGATGACATCGTGCGTCAGATTGCGAACGCCCATACCTTGTTCAATCTCGGAATCGCCCTCCTTTTTCTGCCGTTCACCGTTCCGTTCGCCCGGCTCGTAGCCTGGCTGGTTCCCGAAAGACCTTCGTTGGAAGAAAGTTCACGGCCGAAATACCTGGACCCGCATGTTGTGGATACCCCGGCCCTGGCTCTGGGTCAGGCCACGCGGGAAGCCCTTCGGATGTCGGATATCGTCCGGGACATGTATCGAGATACGATTCTGGTCTTCACCGAGGATAATCAGGAGGCCCTGGAACAGATCGAACGGAAAGACGACTGGGTGGACGCGTTAAACCGGGAGATTAAACTCTACATCACCAAGGTGTCCGCGAAATCGCTGACGGAGGACCAATCGGCGCGCGAAGTGGACCTTTTGACCCTGACCAGTGATCTGGAAACGATCGGAGACATCATCGATCGCAATTTAATGGAACTGGCCAAGAAGAAAATCTACAAGGGTCTGCGTTTCTCCGATCAAGGACTGAAGGAAATCGTCGAACTTCACACCCGGGTGGGCCAAAACCTGGAACGGGTGATCTCGGCTTTTGCAAGCCACGACCCGGAACTGGCCCAGCGGGTGATCCAGACCAAGGACGAAATTAAACATCTTGAACGCGAGCTTCGGGCCGCACATATCCAGCGCTTGCGTGCAGGCCTCGCGGAATCGATCGAGACCAGCGCGATCCATCTCGACGTCTTAACCAACCTGGTCCGGATCAATCACCATGTCACCAGTATCGCGTATCCCATCGTCGAAGAAAAATAA
- a CDS encoding prepilin peptidase, producing the protein MGESLAYNLSTALVLGLIIGSFLNVCIHRLPRNESLITPSSRCPSCQHPVRWWDNIPVVSFLILGGRCRDCGRSISWRYPVIEFVNGIAYVLLVWRFGIGGPAFVYGVLFSALLVITFIDLDHQIIPDRITLPGMVVGLVASAVILPIGIWDAVIGLLLGGALFYGVAVASGGGMGGGDIKLIAMIGAFLGWKEALLTIFIGALAGSAIGLFLMAFKGKSRKYPVPFGPFLSLGAVISLFAGQAIWNWYQHLGAF; encoded by the coding sequence ATGGGGGAAAGCCTCGCTTATAACCTCTCGACGGCTTTGGTTCTGGGTCTGATCATCGGGAGTTTTTTAAATGTCTGTATTCATCGCCTACCACGAAATGAATCACTGATTACCCCCTCTTCACGCTGTCCTTCCTGCCAGCATCCGGTTCGCTGGTGGGACAACATCCCCGTCGTCAGTTTTTTGATTCTGGGAGGCCGATGCCGGGACTGTGGTCGATCGATTTCTTGGCGATATCCGGTCATCGAGTTTGTGAACGGGATCGCCTACGTTCTGCTGGTTTGGCGATTCGGCATCGGAGGGCCGGCGTTTGTTTACGGGGTCCTGTTTTCGGCGCTGTTGGTGATCACGTTTATTGATCTCGATCACCAGATCATTCCGGATCGGATCACTCTGCCCGGGATGGTCGTGGGTTTGGTCGCCTCCGCGGTTATCCTCCCCATCGGGATTTGGGATGCCGTGATCGGTTTGCTGTTGGGCGGCGCGCTGTTTTATGGGGTCGCCGTGGCCAGCGGGGGAGGAATGGGAGGCGGAGACATCAAACTCATTGCGATGATCGGGGCCTTTCTCGGTTGGAAGGAGGCGTTATTGACCATTTTCATCGGCGCGCTGGCGGGTTCCGCGATCGGACTGTTCCTCATGGCCTTCAAAGGGAAGTCCAGAAAATATCCCGTTCCTTTCGGTCCATTTTTAAGTTTGGGTGCCGTGATCTCTCTTTTTGCCGGCCAGGCGATCTGGAACTGGTACCAACATCTGGGCGCGTTTTAA
- the larB gene encoding nickel pincer cofactor biosynthesis protein LarB: protein MNSEDTRKMLVQVKKGTLSVDAAIKRLRHLPYEALGFAAIDHHRTLRQGHPEVIFCEGKRPEQVLAIIRRMVAIDSPVLATRATPQLFQAVKRIDSRAVYHDAARTITIQKRSRSIRSRRPAATGGILILTAGTADIPVAEEAKVTAEFLGHRADTIYDVGVAGLHRLLNHRSRIEAAGVLIVVAGMDGALPSVIGGWMDKPIVAVPTSVGYGASFGGVAALLTMLNTCAAGVAVVNIDNGFGAAVVAHRMMKVGRALR, encoded by the coding sequence ATGAATTCGGAAGACACACGGAAAATGCTGGTCCAAGTAAAGAAGGGAACTCTTTCGGTGGATGCGGCCATCAAGCGGCTTCGGCACCTGCCCTATGAAGCGCTGGGGTTTGCGGCCATCGATCACCACCGCACGCTCCGACAAGGACATCCCGAGGTGATCTTCTGCGAGGGCAAGCGCCCGGAGCAGGTCCTGGCGATCATTCGACGAATGGTCGCGATCGATAGTCCGGTCCTGGCCACCCGGGCGACTCCGCAATTATTTCAAGCCGTCAAGCGGATCGATTCGAGAGCGGTTTACCATGATGCGGCCCGCACGATTACCATCCAAAAACGAAGCCGATCAATCCGGTCACGCCGCCCGGCCGCAACCGGAGGGATACTGATCCTCACGGCCGGAACGGCGGATATCCCCGTGGCCGAAGAAGCGAAGGTCACCGCCGAGTTTCTCGGCCACCGCGCCGACACGATCTACGACGTGGGCGTGGCCGGGCTCCACCGTCTTTTGAATCACCGTTCCCGCATCGAGGCGGCCGGCGTCCTGATCGTCGTGGCCGGAATGGACGGGGCATTGCCCAGCGTGATCGGCGGCTGGATGGATAAACCGATCGTGGCCGTGCCGACCAGCGTCGGATACGGGGCCAGCTTCGGGGGCGTGGCCGCGCTCTTGACCATGCTCAACACCTGCGCCGCCGGGGTGGCGGTGGTGAACATCGACAACGGATTCGGAGCGGCGGTTGTGGCCCACCGAATGATGAAGGTCGGCCGGGCGCTCCGCTAG
- a CDS encoding sigma-54 dependent transcriptional regulator has protein sequence MAVILVVEDKESMAQMLSQALQAEGHQVIVGRDGREGLEKFKESKVDLVVSDLKLPHKSGLEVLEVVKEHNPLIPVILMTAYGTIETAVKAVKEGAYDFITKPFDPDHLIHLINKALEKQRLVTENLILREEFSKHLKLPKIIGKSPKMLEVVGKVQKVAASHTTVLLLGESGTGKELFARAVHYLSPRKEGPFVAINCAAIPRDLLESELFGHERGAFTGAVVRKMGKFELANQGTIFLDEIGDMDLALQAKLLRVLEGEEFMRVGGTVKIKVDVRVIAATNKDLQAAISQKLFREDLYYRLAVFPVTIPPLRARAEDIPALVEHFVGFYCQELKKEPKEVAPASMELLIKHPWTGNVRELQNCIERAVILSDGRVLLPEHLGLRVKATDETGLADLQTEGSLQEVSHAATQFAESRMIRKVLKETGGNKSRAAEILKVSYKTLLTKIKDYGIEG, from the coding sequence ATGGCGGTCATTTTGGTGGTCGAAGACAAGGAAAGCATGGCCCAGATGCTGAGCCAAGCGCTGCAGGCCGAGGGGCATCAGGTGATCGTGGGGCGCGATGGACGGGAGGGTCTCGAAAAATTCAAGGAGTCCAAGGTGGATCTGGTCGTGTCCGATCTCAAGCTTCCGCACAAGTCTGGGCTGGAAGTGCTGGAAGTGGTCAAGGAACATAATCCATTGATTCCGGTAATCCTGATGACGGCCTACGGGACGATTGAGACGGCCGTCAAGGCTGTGAAAGAAGGAGCGTACGATTTCATCACAAAACCTTTCGATCCGGACCATCTGATTCATTTGATCAATAAGGCGTTGGAGAAGCAACGACTTGTCACGGAGAATCTCATTCTGCGTGAAGAGTTCTCCAAGCATCTAAAATTGCCCAAGATCATCGGCAAGAGCCCGAAAATGCTGGAGGTGGTCGGCAAGGTTCAAAAGGTGGCCGCCAGTCACACGACGGTGCTGCTGCTCGGGGAGTCCGGAACCGGTAAAGAGTTGTTCGCACGGGCCGTTCATTATTTAAGCCCCCGAAAGGAGGGGCCCTTTGTGGCGATCAACTGCGCCGCCATCCCGCGCGACTTGTTGGAAAGCGAACTGTTCGGACATGAGCGGGGCGCTTTTACCGGTGCCGTGGTCCGAAAGATGGGGAAGTTTGAATTGGCGAATCAGGGAACCATCTTTCTGGACGAGATCGGAGACATGGACCTCGCCCTCCAGGCGAAACTGCTTCGGGTTCTGGAGGGCGAGGAATTTATGCGGGTGGGCGGTACGGTCAAGATCAAGGTGGATGTCCGGGTGATTGCAGCGACCAACAAAGATCTCCAGGCCGCGATCAGCCAGAAGCTGTTCCGTGAAGATCTCTATTACCGTTTGGCCGTTTTTCCCGTCACGATTCCTCCCCTGAGAGCGCGCGCGGAAGACATTCCGGCTTTGGTGGAGCATTTCGTGGGTTTCTATTGCCAGGAGCTGAAGAAGGAACCCAAGGAAGTGGCTCCGGCTTCGATGGAATTATTAATCAAGCATCCATGGACGGGCAATGTCCGTGAACTCCAGAACTGCATCGAACGGGCCGTGATTTTAAGCGATGGCCGAGTCCTCCTGCCGGAACATTTGGGGCTCCGCGTCAAGGCGACGGATGAAACCGGCTTGGCGGATCTTCAGACGGAGGGATCGCTTCAGGAAGTCAGCCACGCCGCCACCCAATTTGCCGAGTCAAGGATGATCCGGAAGGTTTTAAAAGAAACCGGCGGGAATAAGTCCCGCGCGGCCGAGATTTTGAAGGTCAGTTATAAAACCCTTCTGACCAAGATCAAGGATTACGGGATCGAGGGTTAG
- a CDS encoding cation diffusion facilitator family transporter, whose protein sequence is MQASRDREIQNVLWSILVLNILVAAIKLIYGQWTGTLSMWADGLHSMFDGASNVIGLIGMWAAAHPPDEAHPYGHRKFETFAAFAISVFLFLACFRILEGGYDRLTHPSVPHVTWISFAVMLTTIGVNLLVTRYEQRKSAELKSEILHADSMHTLSDVYSSLSVLIGLAAVPMGLPLLDPIMALVIAGFIGRTGFQILFESSRVLSDASCVDPRQVREIAMQLPGVKSCHSIRTRGLENHVFVDCHIQVQPDMTAQRAHVLVHEIEDRIKKEMTEVVDVVIHVEPDAEHAIHS, encoded by the coding sequence ATGCAAGCTTCCCGAGATCGCGAAATTCAAAACGTCCTGTGGTCCATCCTGGTTTTGAACATTCTGGTCGCCGCAATCAAACTGATCTACGGCCAATGGACCGGGACCCTCAGCATGTGGGCCGACGGCCTCCACTCGATGTTCGACGGAGCCTCGAATGTGATCGGGCTGATCGGCATGTGGGCCGCGGCGCACCCGCCCGACGAGGCGCATCCCTACGGCCATCGAAAATTCGAGACCTTCGCGGCCTTCGCGATCTCGGTCTTTCTGTTTCTGGCCTGCTTCAGGATCCTGGAGGGCGGTTACGACCGCTTAACCCATCCGAGCGTCCCGCACGTGACGTGGATCAGCTTCGCGGTAATGCTGACCACCATCGGGGTCAACCTGCTGGTGACGCGGTATGAGCAAAGAAAATCCGCTGAGTTGAAGAGCGAGATTCTTCACGCCGACTCGATGCACACTTTAAGCGACGTCTATTCCTCCCTTTCCGTTTTAATCGGCCTCGCCGCCGTGCCGATGGGGCTTCCCCTGCTGGACCCGATCATGGCCCTCGTGATCGCGGGATTTATCGGAAGAACGGGTTTTCAAATCCTGTTCGAGAGCTCCCGGGTATTAAGCGATGCCTCTTGCGTCGATCCCCGCCAGGTGCGGGAGATCGCGATGCAGCTTCCGGGAGTGAAATCCTGTCACAGCATCCGCACCCGGGGTCTGGAGAACCATGTCTTCGTGGACTGTCACATCCAGGTCCAACCCGACATGACCGCCCAGCGGGCCCACGTCCTTGTGCACGAGATCGAGGACCGGATTAAAAAAGAGATGACGGAGGTGGTGGACGTCGTCATCCACGTCGAGCCCGATGCCGAACACGCGATTCATTCTTAA
- the larC gene encoding nickel pincer cofactor biosynthesis protein LarC: MKIAYFDCFSGVSGDMILGAMVDAGLELSRLKERLNPLPIKGFELKTRSAQRGPFIGTKVDVNVQPQKQKSYEIRELENVIRHSRLDDSTKKTVAAILERWIKAEIKAHGSAKGLRFQANQAIDLLIDIVGCVLGLSLMGIDEVMASSLNLGSGLVDVHGQKVQVPAPTTAELVRGFTVYSSGPPHELTTPTGAAIITTLVTAGGPFPEMRLQKVGYGAGSREFTNWPNMLRMLVGESRQVTHAERMILLETNIDDLNPQVYEHLMERLFTAGALDVYLTAITMKKGRPGILLSVLAEQHQATTLSEIVFQETTTLGIRQIDVQRRKLPRGSQKVETRFGPVQVKVVTRSGGQQKRLPEYQDCKRIAQETGLPLRQIMDELEETLNPTSRNPLPGSAGASS; encoded by the coding sequence ATGAAGATTGCCTATTTCGACTGTTTCTCAGGGGTTAGCGGCGATATGATTCTGGGCGCGATGGTGGATGCGGGACTGGAGCTTTCCCGTCTCAAGGAGCGGCTGAACCCCCTTCCCATTAAAGGCTTCGAACTTAAAACCCGTTCGGCCCAGCGGGGACCTTTTATCGGAACCAAAGTGGACGTGAATGTCCAACCCCAGAAGCAAAAATCCTATGAAATTCGCGAGCTGGAGAATGTCATCCGGCACAGCCGGCTCGATGATTCGACCAAAAAAACGGTCGCGGCGATTTTGGAACGGTGGATCAAGGCCGAGATTAAGGCCCACGGTTCGGCCAAGGGCCTGCGCTTTCAAGCCAACCAGGCCATCGATCTGCTGATCGACATCGTCGGCTGCGTCCTCGGCTTGAGCCTGATGGGGATCGACGAGGTCATGGCCTCGTCGTTGAATCTGGGCAGCGGACTGGTCGACGTGCATGGCCAAAAAGTTCAAGTCCCGGCCCCCACCACGGCGGAATTGGTCCGCGGATTCACGGTCTATTCCAGCGGGCCTCCGCATGAGTTGACCACCCCGACCGGGGCCGCGATAATCACGACGCTGGTAACGGCCGGAGGGCCTTTTCCCGAAATGCGTCTCCAGAAAGTCGGCTACGGCGCGGGCAGCCGCGAATTCACTAACTGGCCGAACATGCTTCGGATGCTGGTGGGCGAATCCCGCCAAGTCACCCACGCCGAGCGGATGATTCTTCTGGAAACCAACATCGACGATCTGAATCCCCAAGTATACGAACACCTGATGGAACGACTTTTTACGGCCGGTGCGCTCGATGTTTACCTGACGGCCATCACGATGAAAAAGGGACGTCCCGGCATTCTATTGAGCGTCCTGGCGGAACAGCACCAAGCCACAACCCTATCGGAGATCGTGTTCCAGGAAACAACCACATTGGGGATCCGGCAGATCGATGTCCAGCGTCGCAAACTACCCCGCGGTTCCCAGAAGGTCGAGACCCGTTTCGGACCCGTTCAGGTCAAGGTCGTCACACGTTCCGGCGGCCAACAAAAACGACTCCCGGAATACCAAGACTGCAAACGGATCGCCCAGGAAACCGGTCTGCCGCTCCGGCAGATCATGGATGAATTGGAAGAAACGCTGAACCCCACTTCCCGCAATCCTCTACCCGGTTCGGCCGGAGCCTCCTCGTGA
- a CDS encoding NAD(P)H-dependent glycerol-3-phosphate dehydrogenase, translating into MSTKIAVIGGGSWGTGLAFLMADRGYEVTIWVYEKELVANINEQHENLLFLPGVALSQRIVATSSLEEAVKGARVVLFAVPSHLARSVLVKLGPVLPEETPVISGTKGIENDTLLLTSQIMEEVLPTSPSNIAALSGPSFAKEVCLRQPTAVSLAAKNHDLAVRLQPFFTTPYFKAFTTTDILGVQLGGALKNVIALAAGGADGLGFGYNTRAALISRGLAEIIRLGQALGADPKTFSGLSGLGDLILTSTGALSRNRTVGYQIGRGMKLPDILKDMKMVAEGLQTTRAAHDLAQKHGVRMPIVQQIYSVLFEGKNPHWAVTDLMESAVGDEIR; encoded by the coding sequence ATGTCCACAAAGATTGCCGTGATCGGCGGCGGAAGCTGGGGCACGGGCCTGGCCTTTCTCATGGCCGATCGAGGGTACGAGGTAACGATCTGGGTTTATGAAAAGGAACTCGTTGCAAATATTAATGAACAGCACGAGAATCTCTTATTTCTTCCCGGGGTGGCGCTCTCGCAGCGGATTGTAGCGACTTCATCCCTGGAGGAGGCGGTCAAGGGTGCACGGGTGGTGCTTTTTGCGGTCCCTTCCCATCTGGCCCGTTCGGTTCTGGTGAAGCTTGGACCGGTTCTTCCCGAAGAGACACCCGTCATCAGCGGAACAAAGGGCATCGAGAACGACACGCTTTTGTTAACGTCCCAGATCATGGAGGAGGTGCTTCCGACTTCTCCTTCCAACATCGCCGCCCTTTCCGGTCCCAGTTTTGCCAAGGAGGTCTGTCTGCGCCAGCCGACCGCCGTCTCGCTTGCGGCCAAGAACCACGACTTGGCCGTTCGGTTGCAACCTTTCTTTACCACGCCCTACTTTAAGGCCTTCACGACGACGGACATCCTCGGCGTGCAACTCGGCGGGGCTCTCAAGAATGTGATCGCATTGGCCGCCGGCGGCGCCGACGGCCTGGGCTTCGGCTACAATACCCGGGCCGCGCTTATTTCAAGAGGGCTGGCCGAGATCATTCGGCTAGGACAGGCTCTGGGTGCCGACCCGAAGACGTTTTCCGGCCTGTCCGGACTGGGGGATTTGATCCTGACGTCGACGGGAGCCCTGAGCCGGAACCGAACCGTGGGATATCAAATCGGTCGGGGAATGAAACTCCCCGATATTCTAAAAGACATGAAGATGGTCGCCGAAGGCCTCCAAACCACGCGGGCCGCTCATGACCTGGCTCAAAAGCACGGTGTCCGGATGCCCATCGTCCAACAAATTTACTCCGTCCTGTTCGAGGGCAAAAATCCACATTGGGCCGTAACGGATTTGATGGAAAGCGCCGTGGGCGATGAAATCCGTTAA
- a CDS encoding sodium:calcium antiporter, with the protein MIAQLFLGLLVILGGAYLFTNGVEWVGKRLRLSEGVVGSVLAGVGTAMPETMVPVMAIFFGDGKSREAIGIGAILGAPFMLACLALPLLGLGVLLFSSMGKRTTAIPLNVSLVRIDLEFFLTAYGLAVLMALLPLGASGRWIHSAGAATLVVLYLVYLRRLLAKEGSTGEDLEPLILSRGLIRIREHPPTVLILAQVALGFGLVISGAYFFVEGMQRLAQIIGVSPLILSLIITPIATELPECFNSLIWIARRKDTLAVANITGAMVFQSTFPVSVGLTGTSWQLDRHGLASAGLAILSAFVLYGIIQLWNRWRPIHLIGCVVFYITYILYVFG; encoded by the coding sequence GTGATCGCCCAATTGTTTCTGGGCCTGCTGGTCATCCTGGGTGGAGCGTATCTGTTTACGAACGGCGTGGAATGGGTTGGAAAACGCCTTCGCCTCTCGGAAGGGGTGGTGGGAAGCGTTTTAGCCGGTGTGGGCACGGCCATGCCGGAAACCATGGTCCCCGTCATGGCGATTTTCTTCGGCGACGGCAAATCGCGCGAAGCGATCGGCATCGGAGCGATTCTCGGCGCCCCCTTTATGCTCGCCTGCCTGGCCCTCCCTCTCTTGGGACTCGGCGTCCTCCTTTTCTCCTCCATGGGAAAACGGACGACCGCAATCCCCCTCAACGTTTCCTTGGTCCGGATCGACCTGGAGTTTTTTCTGACCGCTTATGGACTCGCCGTGCTGATGGCGCTCCTTCCCCTCGGGGCATCGGGCCGATGGATTCACTCCGCCGGGGCGGCGACCCTGGTCGTACTGTACCTTGTTTACCTGAGACGGCTGCTCGCCAAAGAGGGGAGCACCGGGGAAGACCTGGAGCCCTTGATCCTTTCCCGAGGCCTGATCCGAATCCGGGAGCACCCCCCGACGGTCTTGATCCTGGCCCAGGTGGCGCTGGGGTTCGGCCTCGTCATCAGCGGCGCGTACTTCTTTGTCGAAGGCATGCAACGCTTAGCCCAGATCATCGGGGTTTCTCCCCTCATCCTGTCGCTGATCATTACCCCGATCGCGACAGAGCTTCCCGAGTGCTTCAACAGCCTGATCTGGATCGCGCGGCGAAAAGACACGCTGGCGGTGGCCAACATCACCGGGGCGATGGTTTTTCAAAGCACCTTTCCCGTATCGGTAGGACTCACCGGGACATCCTGGCAGTTGGACCGCCACGGTCTGGCCAGCGCCGGACTTGCGATCCTGTCCGCCTTTGTGCTATACGGTATCATCCAACTTTGGAACCGCTGGCGTCCCATTCACCTGATCGGTTGCGTGGTCTTTTACATTACGTACATCCTGTATGTGTTTGGGTAA
- a CDS encoding ATP-binding protein, with protein MRVLTQLVRLSAVLLLLFAGLWGIHAAVLLQTANRYRMEEATRYLIAVTQTLATEIRNAERTARTDSAFLQKLAKRYGAYRLSIMDREGRLLLDTSGPDRIGSSSPFQGITPRQFEEILGGENFLRIPVSDSSGTPILSYFIPLQDPDPSRVGVLRVDLGLRPLDAGGAAATTTLLLKVGGVTIIGVMVFYSIRIVIRNRRSGAEASGPSGETASMIGTFHGLVRQLKEKEQELNHLRTRAEERAEEIEGYNENILQSVASGVITFNPERVITTFNHAAERILGQSGSAAVGKTCEEVFGVQSSVVHLLDQALDHQATITRQELELTRPNSGGSSPQRIWVGISTSLLRDRQNEVIGTTFVFTDLTEIKSLQEQVELKRRLSVLGEMSAGIAHEFRNYMGSVMGFTKLLSKKLPSSEAGPDAGQEMVASIMRELTAMNQLIEQLLSFGRHDELHLEPVALEPLIRRLLDHLFVQTKTIKPSLEIAIPNDLPEVRMDEVLMRQAIGNLLQNAMDAMPQGGTLEIRAMMLDHHSDFRLGYRRHRKELSLDIRDTGIGIPKDKLERIFLPFFTTKVKGTGMGLALVHKIVLSHGGRIEVNSEEGRGTTFRILLPLMEVG; from the coding sequence GTGCGGGTGTTAACTCAACTCGTTCGATTGTCCGCGGTGTTGCTGCTTCTGTTTGCCGGGCTGTGGGGGATTCACGCCGCCGTTCTGCTTCAGACCGCAAATCGGTATCGGATGGAAGAGGCCACCCGCTACCTCATCGCGGTCACCCAGACCCTGGCAACCGAAATCCGGAACGCCGAGCGGACCGCACGGACCGATTCCGCTTTTCTCCAAAAACTGGCCAAACGGTATGGGGCCTACCGTCTCTCGATCATGGATCGTGAGGGACGATTATTGCTGGACACCTCCGGTCCGGACCGCATCGGATCCTCGAGCCCTTTCCAGGGAATAACCCCTCGCCAATTTGAGGAGATCTTGGGGGGTGAAAATTTTTTGAGAATTCCGGTTTCGGATTCGTCCGGAACACCGATCCTGTCGTATTTCATTCCGCTTCAAGATCCGGACCCGAGCCGTGTCGGCGTGCTCCGAGTGGATTTGGGACTGCGGCCGTTGGACGCCGGGGGCGCGGCGGCGACGACCACCTTGCTTCTGAAAGTGGGCGGTGTGACCATCATCGGTGTGATGGTTTTTTACTCGATCCGGATCGTGATTCGGAATCGTCGGTCCGGCGCCGAAGCTTCGGGCCCATCGGGGGAAACGGCCTCGATGATCGGGACATTTCACGGATTGGTTCGTCAACTCAAGGAGAAAGAACAGGAGTTAAACCATTTGAGAACTCGGGCCGAGGAGCGGGCGGAGGAGATTGAAGGTTACAATGAGAACATCCTTCAAAGCGTGGCCAGCGGTGTCATCACGTTTAATCCCGAGCGTGTCATCACCACCTTCAACCATGCGGCCGAGCGGATTTTAGGGCAGTCGGGTTCGGCGGCGGTGGGTAAAACCTGTGAGGAGGTGTTCGGTGTACAGAGCAGCGTCGTTCATCTGCTGGATCAAGCGCTGGACCATCAGGCCACGATCACGCGTCAGGAACTCGAATTGACCCGTCCAAATTCCGGCGGCTCGAGTCCGCAACGGATCTGGGTCGGAATCAGCACGTCGTTGCTGCGGGATCGTCAAAATGAAGTGATCGGTACCACCTTTGTCTTCACGGATCTCACCGAGATCAAGAGTTTGCAAGAGCAGGTGGAACTCAAGCGGCGCCTGTCCGTTTTGGGGGAAATGTCCGCCGGAATCGCGCACGAGTTCCGGAATTATATGGGGAGCGTGATGGGGTTCACGAAATTGCTTTCGAAGAAACTTCCATCATCCGAGGCCGGTCCCGATGCCGGGCAGGAGATGGTCGCTTCCATCATGCGGGAGTTGACCGCGATGAATCAGCTGATCGAACAGTTGTTGAGTTTCGGCCGACACGACGAACTGCACCTTGAGCCTGTGGCGCTCGAGCCGCTGATCCGTCGGCTTCTGGACCACCTGTTTGTCCAGACCAAGACGATCAAACCCTCCCTGGAAATCGCGATCCCGAACGATCTTCCGGAGGTGCGGATGGACGAGGTATTGATGCGTCAGGCCATCGGAAATCTTCTCCAGAACGCCATGGACGCCATGCCGCAAGGCGGGACATTGGAGATTCGGGCCATGATGCTCGACCATCATTCTGATTTCCGTTTGGGATACCGGCGCCATCGAAAGGAACTGTCGCTTGATATCCGAGATACCGGGATCGGCATTCCCAAGGATAAACTCGAAAGGATCTTCCTCCCTTTTTTCACCACCAAAGTGAAGGGGACCGGGATGGGGCTGGCCCTGGTCCACAAGATTGTCCTGTCGCATGGGGGCCGGATTGAAGTCAACAGTGAAGAGGGCCGCGGAACAACCTTTCGCATTCTCCTCCCGCTGATGGAGGTGGGGTGA